In one Rhodococcus sp. B50 genomic region, the following are encoded:
- a CDS encoding tellurite resistance TerB family protein, with protein sequence MAFWDQLKAKTTELSAQLKTKSDQFRNKEFANASMAMCALIAAADGTIDPSERQKTAALIMSNDTLAVFPSSELREKFDWYCSKLESDFDFGKVEATATIAKLKAKQDQARAVIQIGIIIGGADGFFDDDEKAVVRSAAHAVGIDPAEFDL encoded by the coding sequence GTGGCATTCTGGGACCAGCTCAAGGCCAAGACCACCGAGCTGAGCGCGCAACTCAAGACGAAAAGTGATCAGTTCCGCAACAAGGAGTTCGCCAATGCCAGCATGGCAATGTGTGCACTGATCGCAGCGGCCGACGGAACCATCGATCCCAGCGAGCGTCAGAAGACCGCTGCACTCATCATGAGCAACGACACCCTCGCGGTGTTCCCGTCGAGCGAGCTGCGGGAGAAGTTCGACTGGTACTGCAGCAAACTCGAATCCGATTTCGACTTCGGCAAGGTCGAGGCCACCGCGACGATCGCCAAACTGAAGGCCAAACAGGATCAAGCACGCGCGGTGATCCAGATCGGCATCATCATCGGGGGCGCCGACGGATTCTTCGACGACGACGAAAAGGCCGTGGTGCGCAGCGCCGCCCATGCCGTCGGCATCGACCCTGCCGAGTTCGATCTCTGA
- the hsaA gene encoding 3-hydroxy-9,10-secoandrosta-1,3,5(10)-triene-9,17-dione monooxygenase oxygenase subunit gives MVADDVLDSIRGLIPGIAARAVDTDRLGRVPDETVRELVAAGVFRMLQPRRHGGFEAEPARFFEVVRTISGACGSTGWIASVVGVHPWHLALFDDRAQRDVWGEDDSTLVSSAYAPVGRLIPVDGGYRLSGTWMFSSGCRFASWALLGAVVVGSEGRPVDFVTVLVPRGDYTIRDVWNVVGMRGTSSDEIVVDDVFVPDHRVKSNYETSQFRGPGRKVNTGPLYRLPFAALFTTSVAVPVVGVVAGCYEEYLSAMRERVRLSLGGGRFVDDPFAQVAVGRAASDIDAATLQLDRNIRELWELAQAGKEIPMQLRLRTRRDQVRATERAVEAIDLLFKTAGGTSLFLGGVVERAWRDAHAGSVHVANEPERAYALYGRDAFGLPVEDNLV, from the coding sequence ATGGTCGCCGACGACGTCCTGGATTCGATCCGTGGCCTGATTCCCGGAATCGCCGCTCGCGCAGTCGATACCGATAGACTCGGCCGCGTCCCCGACGAGACGGTTCGCGAACTCGTCGCCGCCGGTGTGTTCCGCATGCTGCAGCCACGCCGGCACGGCGGGTTCGAGGCCGAACCGGCACGGTTCTTCGAGGTCGTGCGGACGATCTCGGGGGCCTGCGGATCGACGGGGTGGATCGCGTCCGTCGTCGGCGTCCATCCTTGGCATCTGGCTCTGTTCGACGACCGGGCGCAGCGCGACGTCTGGGGTGAGGACGACTCGACACTCGTGTCGTCGGCGTATGCCCCGGTCGGTCGTCTGATCCCCGTCGACGGCGGTTACCGGTTGTCGGGCACGTGGATGTTCTCCTCCGGATGCAGGTTCGCCTCGTGGGCGCTGCTCGGCGCGGTGGTGGTCGGATCCGAGGGCAGGCCGGTCGATTTCGTCACGGTGCTCGTGCCGCGCGGTGACTACACGATCCGCGACGTCTGGAACGTCGTGGGTATGCGGGGGACGAGCAGCGACGAGATCGTGGTCGACGACGTCTTCGTGCCCGACCATCGTGTCAAGAGCAATTACGAGACGTCGCAATTCCGGGGTCCGGGGCGGAAGGTGAACACCGGCCCGCTGTACCGGCTTCCGTTCGCCGCGCTGTTCACCACGAGCGTGGCCGTCCCCGTCGTCGGAGTCGTCGCGGGCTGTTACGAGGAGTACCTGTCGGCGATGCGCGAACGAGTACGGTTGAGCCTGGGCGGGGGACGGTTCGTGGATGATCCGTTCGCGCAGGTCGCGGTGGGGCGTGCCGCGTCGGATATCGATGCCGCGACGCTGCAACTCGACCGCAACATCCGCGAACTGTGGGAGTTGGCGCAGGCGGGGAAAGAGATCCCGATGCAGTTGCGCCTGCGCACCCGGCGCGATCAGGTACGCGCCACCGAGCGGGCGGTCGAGGCGATCGACCTGTTGTTCAAGACTGCCGGCGGTACGTCGTTGTTCCTCGGCGGCGTCGTCGAACGCGCGTGGCGCGACGCGCATGCCGGAAGCGTCCACGTCGCGAACGAACCCGAACGTGCCTATGCGCTCTACGGAAGAGATGCGTTCGGGTTGCCGGTCGAAGACAACCTTGTATAG
- a CDS encoding IclR family transcriptional regulator, which produces MSPSQHEQVSRAPKRELPASMVERMTLILDAFDDLSSRLTLEEVACRTQLPRSTVHRILDQMVRLDWIDHASFGYCLGRRAKAMGDGDNGHIRIREAAAPHLHELHMTTGMVAHLSVLDGGDCVYLDKIGGQLAAALPSRVGGRSPAYATAGGKALLAGLEPEQVDALYGGPALPPRTERTITDLSTLHLELNRIRRRHGLAFETGEATAGMSCVGAAIRSPASPVAAISLCGPTRPGHLERIAPLVADAVRTISRTLYPELDAPRRNRAARTSEASWSPQVMERMLATQSNGWI; this is translated from the coding sequence ATGTCCCCGTCGCAACATGAGCAGGTATCCCGAGCGCCGAAGCGCGAACTGCCCGCTTCGATGGTCGAACGTATGACCCTGATCCTCGACGCTTTCGATGATCTCTCCTCGCGACTCACCCTCGAGGAGGTCGCCTGTCGTACACAGCTTCCGCGGTCGACCGTCCATCGCATCCTCGACCAGATGGTGCGGCTCGATTGGATCGACCACGCGTCGTTCGGCTACTGCCTCGGACGTCGCGCCAAGGCCATGGGCGACGGCGACAACGGGCACATCCGTATCCGGGAGGCGGCGGCGCCGCACCTTCACGAACTGCACATGACCACAGGCATGGTCGCGCACCTGTCCGTACTCGACGGAGGCGACTGCGTCTACCTCGACAAGATCGGCGGTCAACTCGCCGCGGCGCTGCCGTCGCGTGTCGGTGGACGCTCACCCGCCTACGCGACCGCCGGAGGCAAGGCGCTGCTCGCCGGTCTCGAACCGGAACAGGTCGATGCCCTCTACGGCGGACCGGCACTGCCGCCTCGCACCGAGCGGACCATCACCGACCTGTCCACTCTGCACCTCGAACTCAACCGCATCCGCCGCCGTCACGGCCTCGCCTTCGAGACGGGCGAGGCCACGGCCGGCATGTCCTGCGTCGGCGCCGCGATCCGCAGCCCCGCGTCGCCGGTCGCCGCGATCTCACTGTGCGGCCCCACCCGCCCCGGCCACCTCGAACGCATCGCACCCCTGGTCGCCGATGCGGTCCGCACGATCTCGCGCACCCTCTATCCCGAACTCGACGCCCCTCGGCGCAACCGGGCCGCGCGAACGTCCGAGGCATCGTGGTCGCCGCAGGTCATGGAGCGGATGCTCGCCACGCAGTCGAACGGCTGGATCTGA
- a CDS encoding potassium channel family protein, whose translation MAGRLRVPLRRSDTLTDRPDFALVGVLRVPEEQTSPGRAIVRRIGYALAALTVAVIVVYLGRDGYRDAQDTPLSLLDCIYYATVSLSTTGYGDITPLTPQARLINILVITPLRVFFLIVLVGTTLSALTESSRQAFKIQRWRRRTRSHTVVVGYGTKGRSAVDALLADGLAPSEIVVVDTDPVSLDIASRQGLVTVQGSATKSDVLQLAGARHAGSIIVAVNRDDTAVLVTLTARQLAPQARIAAAVREAENTHVLRQSGADTVVVSAETAGRLLGLAPATPTVVEMIEDLLTPEDGFAVSERDVEPHEVGLPPRELSQIVLGVVRGGQLIRVDSPELGVVAAADRLLYLRLVSN comes from the coding sequence ATGGCCGGTAGGTTGCGGGTGCCGCTGCGACGCTCGGACACACTCACCGACCGCCCCGACTTCGCTCTGGTCGGGGTCCTGCGGGTACCGGAGGAGCAGACCAGCCCGGGCCGCGCGATCGTCCGCCGGATCGGTTACGCCTTGGCCGCGCTGACGGTGGCGGTGATCGTGGTGTATCTGGGTCGGGACGGTTACCGCGATGCACAGGACACTCCGCTCTCGCTGCTCGATTGCATCTACTACGCCACGGTGTCGCTGTCGACCACCGGTTACGGCGACATCACCCCGCTGACACCCCAGGCCCGGCTGATCAACATCCTGGTCATCACGCCGTTGCGGGTGTTCTTCCTCATCGTGCTGGTCGGTACCACCCTGTCGGCGTTGACCGAAAGTTCTCGACAGGCGTTCAAGATCCAGCGGTGGCGCCGCCGCACCCGCAGTCACACCGTGGTCGTCGGTTACGGCACCAAGGGCCGCAGCGCCGTCGATGCGCTGCTGGCCGACGGACTCGCTCCGTCGGAGATCGTGGTGGTCGATACCGATCCGGTGAGTCTGGACATCGCATCGCGTCAGGGTCTGGTGACCGTGCAGGGCTCGGCCACCAAGTCGGACGTGCTGCAACTGGCCGGGGCCCGGCACGCCGGCTCGATCATCGTGGCCGTCAACCGGGACGACACCGCGGTACTGGTCACCCTCACCGCCCGGCAGCTCGCGCCACAGGCACGCATCGCCGCCGCGGTCCGAGAGGCGGAGAACACCCACGTGTTGCGTCAGTCCGGCGCCGATACGGTGGTGGTCTCCGCCGAGACGGCGGGCCGGTTGCTGGGGTTGGCCCCCGCCACCCCGACTGTGGTGGAGATGATCGAGGACCTGTTGACCCCGGAGGACGGCTTCGCCGTCTCCGAACGCGATGTCGAACCGCACGAGGTCGGTCTGCCGCCGCGGGAGCTGTCTCAGATCGTGCTCGGCGTGGTTCGCGGGGGACAGCTGATCCGCGTAGATTCACCCGAGCTCGGCGTTGTCGCCGCCGCCGACAGGCTGCTGTATCTGCGTCTGGTGTCGAATTGA
- a CDS encoding alpha/beta fold hydrolase: MTTELSFENTARELATDRGTLRYHEAGQGEPLLLLHGSGPGVTGWRNYRGVLADLAEHYRCLVLEFPGFGVSDPCEGHPMAMASVAVTDFLDGLGLDRVSIIGNSMGGIVGTQFAIAQPERVKKLVSIGGAGRSVFAPAPGEGIRLLMEFTDDPTREKLVRWLRSMVYDPAIVTEELIEERWALATEPKTLEIARRMYSTAAFAASAKAAAASDATPYWAQLHKITAPTLLTWGRDDRVSPVDMAMLPMRELRRGELHVFPNCGHWTMIEARDAWLSAVLAFLNRQDA, translated from the coding sequence ATGACGACGGAATTGAGTTTCGAGAACACGGCGAGAGAACTCGCGACCGACCGCGGCACGCTCCGCTACCACGAAGCCGGTCAGGGAGAACCACTCCTGCTGCTCCACGGCTCCGGGCCGGGCGTCACCGGCTGGCGGAACTACCGCGGTGTGCTCGCCGACCTCGCGGAGCACTATCGGTGCCTCGTCCTGGAGTTCCCCGGCTTCGGCGTGAGCGACCCGTGCGAAGGACACCCGATGGCCATGGCGTCGGTCGCGGTGACCGACTTCCTCGACGGACTCGGCCTCGACCGCGTCTCGATCATCGGCAACTCGATGGGGGGGATCGTCGGGACGCAGTTCGCGATCGCGCAGCCCGAGCGTGTGAAGAAGCTCGTCAGCATCGGAGGGGCGGGACGCTCGGTGTTCGCGCCCGCACCCGGTGAAGGCATCCGGTTGCTCATGGAGTTCACGGACGACCCGACCCGCGAGAAGCTCGTCCGCTGGCTGCGCTCGATGGTCTACGACCCGGCGATCGTGACCGAGGAACTCATCGAGGAGAGGTGGGCGCTCGCCACCGAGCCGAAGACCCTCGAGATCGCCCGGCGTATGTACAGCACTGCGGCATTCGCCGCATCCGCGAAGGCAGCTGCCGCCTCCGACGCCACCCCCTACTGGGCGCAGCTCCACAAGATCACCGCACCGACCCTGCTCACCTGGGGACGTGACGACCGGGTCAGCCCCGTCGACATGGCGATGCTCCCCATGCGCGAACTGCGCCGGGGTGAACTGCACGTGTTCCCCAACTGCGGGCACTGGACCATGATCGAAGCCCGCGACGCGTGGCTGTCGGCCGTCCTCGCATTCCTGAACCGGCAGGACGCCTAG
- a CDS encoding alpha/beta fold hydrolase has product MDQFEVSVAGNRSVMVRDAGDEHGFPLVYFHGTPGSRLEVGFGDEIALGTGVRVISFDRPGYGRSAACATDLGLVARDVEAVLDSLEVGNFAAFGWSGGGPFALAAAAVLGERVTRVGISGGPAPAQHVPEAREALTENDLLALSFLPDDPAKAADQFLAGNRQLLDAMMSMKDDETAPWIDWLWGESDPDVVAEPALRQALHVSFREALRQGPMAIAWDNVAFVGPWGFDIHDVSSPVHLWYGSRDMMAPPANGTWLAAELPNAELVLREREGHLLPLQHWEEMLRVVTVDR; this is encoded by the coding sequence ATGGATCAATTCGAAGTCTCCGTCGCGGGGAACAGATCGGTCATGGTCCGGGACGCGGGAGATGAACACGGCTTTCCTCTCGTGTATTTCCACGGCACCCCGGGCTCGCGGCTCGAAGTGGGTTTCGGGGACGAGATCGCCCTCGGGACGGGGGTTCGCGTCATCAGTTTCGACCGACCGGGTTACGGGCGGTCCGCGGCCTGCGCGACCGATCTCGGGCTGGTGGCACGGGACGTCGAAGCGGTTCTCGACAGCCTCGAGGTGGGGAACTTCGCCGCATTCGGGTGGTCGGGTGGCGGGCCGTTCGCGTTGGCCGCAGCAGCCGTGCTGGGCGAGCGCGTGACCCGAGTCGGGATATCGGGCGGGCCGGCTCCCGCGCAGCATGTTCCTGAGGCGCGAGAAGCGCTGACCGAGAACGATCTCCTTGCCCTGTCCTTTCTTCCCGACGATCCGGCGAAGGCAGCGGATCAGTTTCTTGCGGGTAACCGGCAGCTTCTCGACGCCATGATGTCGATGAAGGACGACGAAACGGCACCGTGGATCGACTGGCTCTGGGGAGAAAGCGACCCCGATGTGGTCGCCGAACCTGCGCTGCGGCAGGCACTCCACGTCTCCTTCCGGGAAGCGCTCCGGCAAGGACCCATGGCCATCGCCTGGGACAACGTCGCGTTCGTCGGACCGTGGGGCTTCGACATCCACGATGTCTCATCCCCCGTCCACCTCTGGTACGGCAGCCGAGACATGATGGCGCCGCCGGCCAACGGCACATGGCTTGCAGCGGAGTTGCCGAACGCCGAGTTGGTCCTCCGCGAGAGAGAAGGGCATCTGTTGCCGTTGCAGCACTGGGAAGAAATGCTCCGGGTCGTGACAGTCGATCGGTGA
- the bphC gene encoding biphenyl-2,3-diol 1,2-dioxygenase translates to MTDIRGLGYLRIQTTDITRWRELVVDGLGMAVGTGPETDGLYLRIDERRARLIVLPGEVDKALAVGWEVRDEFALRRVREAVEKAGIAVEVLSEEESTYRDAEQVIAFDDPGGTRTEVFFGPVLDHSPIVTPFGGTFHTGEEGLGHVVLPTAAFAESYEFYTEVLGFLPRGATRLGGLSAPPPVRRVRFLGVNRRHHSLALCPAPPGSDPGLVHLMLEVETLDAVGQALDRVDKLGFSISSTLGRHTNDKMVSFYVRAPGGWDIEFGTEGMLVDETFYTAEEITADSYWGHDWSGSEPLAAFSPPAG, encoded by the coding sequence ATGACGGACATCCGGGGCCTGGGTTATCTCAGGATCCAGACCACAGACATCACCCGGTGGCGGGAACTCGTCGTCGACGGACTCGGTATGGCGGTCGGCACCGGGCCCGAAACCGACGGTCTGTACCTGCGCATCGACGAGCGACGGGCACGGCTGATCGTGCTGCCCGGCGAAGTCGACAAGGCACTCGCCGTGGGCTGGGAGGTGCGTGACGAGTTCGCGCTGCGTCGCGTGCGCGAAGCGGTCGAGAAGGCCGGCATCGCCGTGGAGGTCCTGTCCGAGGAGGAGTCGACTTATCGCGATGCCGAGCAGGTCATCGCATTCGACGATCCGGGTGGCACCCGCACCGAGGTGTTCTTCGGTCCGGTGCTCGACCACAGTCCGATCGTGACGCCGTTCGGCGGCACCTTCCACACCGGCGAGGAAGGGCTGGGGCACGTCGTCCTTCCCACCGCGGCATTCGCCGAATCGTACGAGTTCTACACCGAGGTCCTCGGTTTCCTGCCGCGCGGAGCGACACGCCTCGGTGGCCTGTCGGCGCCTCCGCCGGTCCGGCGCGTGCGCTTCCTCGGCGTCAACCGTCGCCATCACAGCCTCGCGCTGTGCCCGGCGCCGCCCGGAAGCGACCCGGGTCTCGTGCACCTGATGCTCGAGGTCGAGACGCTCGACGCGGTCGGCCAAGCCCTGGACCGGGTCGACAAGCTCGGTTTCTCGATCTCGTCGACCCTGGGCAGGCACACCAACGACAAGATGGTCTCCTTCTACGTCCGCGCTCCCGGTGGGTGGGACATCGAATTCGGTACCGAAGGCATGCTCGTCGACGAAACCTTCTACACCGCAGAGGAAATCACCGCGGACAGCTACTGGGGCCACGACTGGTCGGGCTCCGAACCTCTCGCGGCGTTCTCACCTCCGGCAGGCTGA
- a CDS encoding acyl-CoA dehydrogenase family protein, whose product MGQVLDSVSEFADEIRADGAEGDTLMRLTDRSAKRLRDAGVIRLLQPKEFGGLEAHPREFAETAMAIGAMDGATGWVSGIVGVHPWEMAFFDPKAQQEVWGENPDTWIASPYAPMGVATPVDGGYILNGRWSFSSGTDHCDWVMIGAAVGDKDGNRLSPPQSLHVLLPRSDYRIDHESWNVVGLRGTGSKDLIVENAFLPEYRTLRAERVMGGVAWKDAGRDETLYKFPFSCIFPLGITSSLIGIAEGALNCYIESQRERVTVSGTAIKQDPYVLSALGNAAAEIAASRAAILETVDRFWDLTEKGVEVTFEQRAIGRRTQTAAAWRAVSAVDEIFARAGGGALQMTNPLQRFWRDAHAGLSHAIHVPGSIFHASTLCQLGEEPQGMMRSMI is encoded by the coding sequence ATGGGACAGGTGCTCGACTCCGTTTCGGAGTTCGCTGACGAGATCCGCGCAGACGGCGCCGAGGGCGACACGCTCATGCGTCTGACCGACCGCAGTGCCAAGCGGCTTCGTGATGCCGGCGTCATCCGGCTTCTTCAGCCGAAGGAATTCGGAGGTCTGGAAGCACACCCGCGCGAGTTCGCGGAAACCGCCATGGCCATTGGAGCGATGGACGGTGCGACCGGCTGGGTCAGCGGCATCGTCGGTGTCCACCCCTGGGAGATGGCCTTCTTCGATCCGAAGGCCCAGCAGGAGGTGTGGGGCGAGAATCCCGACACCTGGATCGCCTCGCCGTACGCACCGATGGGTGTCGCAACCCCCGTCGACGGCGGGTACATCCTCAATGGCCGCTGGTCGTTCTCCTCGGGTACGGATCACTGCGACTGGGTGATGATCGGCGCCGCTGTCGGCGACAAGGACGGCAATCGACTGAGCCCCCCGCAGAGTCTGCACGTTCTGCTGCCGCGGTCGGACTACCGCATCGATCACGAGAGCTGGAACGTGGTCGGCTTGCGCGGCACCGGATCGAAGGATCTCATCGTCGAGAACGCCTTCCTCCCCGAATACCGCACCCTGCGTGCCGAGCGCGTCATGGGTGGCGTGGCGTGGAAGGACGCGGGACGCGACGAGACGCTCTACAAGTTTCCTTTCTCGTGCATCTTCCCGCTCGGTATCACCTCGTCGCTCATCGGCATCGCCGAGGGCGCATTGAACTGCTACATCGAGTCGCAGCGCGAGCGGGTCACGGTGTCCGGCACGGCGATCAAGCAGGACCCCTACGTCTTGTCGGCCCTCGGGAACGCTGCCGCGGAGATCGCCGCGTCCCGCGCCGCGATCCTCGAGACCGTCGATCGATTCTGGGATCTCACCGAGAAGGGCGTGGAAGTCACCTTCGAGCAGCGCGCGATCGGTCGGCGCACGCAGACCGCTGCTGCCTGGCGCGCGGTGTCAGCCGTCGACGAGATCTTCGCCCGTGCCGGCGGTGGCGCACTGCAGATGACCAATCCGCTGCAACGCTTCTGGCGCGACGCCCATGCGGGCCTGAGCCACGCCATCCACGTCCCCGGATCGATCTTCCATGCTTCGACGCTCTGCCAACTGGGCGAAGAGCCGCAGGGCATGATGCGGTCGATGATCTGA
- a CDS encoding hemolysin family protein, with protein MDNPWIVLAVTVGLIAASAFFVAVEFALIAARRHRLEDAAPNSRAARAALRSASELSVLLAGSQLGITVCTLALGAVTKPAVHHWLTPAFESWGAPLWLADVVGFVLALIIVTFLHLVVGEMAPKSWAIAHPEKSATMLAIPMRAFMWFARPLIVQLNHMANWCLRKVGVDPVDQVAAGQDPDALRHLVEHSATVGTLDERYHGHLTSALELEALTVGDIVRPNAHPSSVPPEADTALIRDTARRTGHLRLLVRGNGHVDGVVHVRDALAAEPGATAARLMRPALTLEAQVPVYEALRTMRESRNHLATVTDGGRVVGLITLNDVLTRLMPTADTAA; from the coding sequence ATGGATAACCCGTGGATCGTGTTGGCGGTCACTGTCGGCCTGATCGCGGCGAGCGCGTTCTTCGTCGCAGTCGAGTTCGCGCTGATCGCTGCCCGCCGCCATCGTCTCGAGGACGCCGCTCCGAACAGCCGTGCGGCCCGTGCCGCGCTGCGTAGCGCCTCCGAACTGTCGGTGTTGCTCGCCGGCTCCCAGCTCGGCATCACCGTATGCACCCTGGCCTTGGGTGCTGTGACCAAACCCGCGGTGCACCATTGGCTGACTCCGGCCTTCGAGAGCTGGGGAGCTCCGCTGTGGCTGGCCGATGTGGTCGGGTTCGTCCTCGCGCTGATCATCGTCACCTTCCTGCACCTGGTGGTGGGGGAGATGGCACCGAAGTCGTGGGCGATCGCGCACCCGGAGAAGTCGGCGACCATGCTGGCGATCCCGATGCGGGCATTCATGTGGTTCGCTCGACCGTTGATCGTCCAGCTCAACCACATGGCCAACTGGTGCCTGCGCAAGGTCGGTGTGGACCCGGTCGACCAAGTCGCGGCAGGTCAGGATCCCGATGCTCTACGACACCTGGTCGAGCACTCGGCTACCGTCGGCACCCTCGACGAGCGTTACCACGGGCACCTGACCAGCGCGCTCGAACTCGAGGCGTTGACGGTCGGTGACATCGTCCGTCCCAACGCCCATCCGAGCAGTGTCCCACCCGAAGCGGATACGGCACTGATCCGCGACACCGCCCGCCGCACCGGGCATCTTCGACTGCTCGTGCGCGGCAACGGCCACGTCGACGGGGTGGTGCATGTGCGCGATGCTCTTGCGGCCGAGCCGGGAGCGACCGCGGCGCGGCTCATGAGGCCGGCGCTGACCCTGGAGGCTCAGGTCCCGGTGTACGAGGCGCTGCGCACCATGCGTGAGAGTCGTAACCACCTGGCGACGGTGACCGACGGGGGACGAGTGGTCGGGTTGATCACCCTCAACGACGTGCTCACCCGACTCATGCCCACCGCCGACACCGCGGCCTGA
- a CDS encoding hemolysin family protein, which translates to MLTAAGIVLGILVVLGITALTGYFVAQEFAYMAVDRSRLKARAEAGDNAAARALSVTRRTSFMLSGAQLGITVTGLLVGYVAEPLIGSGLGELLGGVGIPTAVGIAIGTVLAVAFSTVVQMVFGELFPKNLAIARPEPVARWLAFSTTIYLKVFGWLITLFDASSNLLLRMLRIEPVHDVEHSATPRDLEHIVAESRDTGELPRELSTLLDRILDFPTRTAEHAMIPRARVDYVRADEPLTQVLAKMSTGHTRYPVVGDSADDLRGVVHLHDLLDRESDAGSVEQALRPAVIVPTTLPLPDVLTRLSEEKEEMALVIDEYGGFAGVVTIEDMAEELVGEIADEHDPAFEAQVIVPDGDGWRIRGDVHLDEVARTLDHELPQGDFETLAGLVIAEYGGLPEMGQTVTIELVPDPADLVHENAPRGRALHAEVLEVDKHVPSLVRVSTSTSTAGTHEAENTDG; encoded by the coding sequence GTGCTGACCGCCGCCGGTATCGTGCTCGGAATTCTCGTCGTCCTGGGCATTACCGCGCTGACCGGTTACTTCGTCGCGCAGGAATTCGCCTATATGGCCGTGGATCGTTCTCGGCTCAAAGCCCGCGCCGAGGCCGGTGACAACGCCGCCGCCCGCGCCCTGTCGGTCACTCGCCGCACCTCCTTCATGCTGTCCGGTGCCCAGTTGGGTATCACCGTGACCGGATTGCTCGTCGGCTACGTCGCCGAACCGCTGATCGGCAGTGGTCTCGGGGAGTTGCTCGGCGGCGTCGGGATTCCCACGGCGGTCGGAATCGCGATCGGCACGGTGCTCGCGGTGGCGTTCTCCACCGTGGTGCAGATGGTCTTCGGCGAACTGTTCCCGAAGAACCTTGCGATCGCCCGTCCCGAGCCGGTGGCCCGGTGGTTGGCATTCTCCACGACGATCTACCTGAAAGTGTTCGGGTGGCTGATCACCCTGTTCGACGCTTCGTCGAACCTGTTACTGCGGATGTTGCGTATCGAACCGGTGCACGATGTGGAGCATTCGGCGACGCCGCGCGATCTCGAGCACATAGTGGCCGAGTCCCGCGATACCGGTGAGTTGCCGCGGGAGTTGTCGACGCTGCTCGATCGGATACTCGACTTCCCTACCCGCACCGCCGAACACGCGATGATTCCGCGGGCTCGGGTGGACTACGTCCGCGCCGACGAACCGCTCACCCAGGTGCTGGCGAAGATGAGCACCGGGCATACCCGCTATCCGGTCGTCGGCGACAGCGCCGACGATCTGCGTGGGGTGGTGCACCTGCACGATCTGCTCGACCGTGAGTCCGATGCCGGATCCGTGGAGCAGGCTCTGCGTCCGGCGGTGATCGTTCCGACCACGCTGCCCTTGCCGGACGTGCTGACCCGTCTGTCCGAGGAGAAAGAGGAAATGGCCCTGGTCATCGATGAGTACGGTGGTTTCGCCGGTGTGGTCACCATCGAGGACATGGCGGAAGAACTGGTCGGCGAGATCGCCGATGAACACGACCCGGCTTTCGAAGCGCAGGTCATCGTGCCCGATGGTGACGGCTGGCGTATCCGCGGCGACGTGCACCTGGACGAGGTCGCCCGCACCCTCGACCACGAACTACCCCAGGGCGATTTCGAAACCCTCGCCGGCCTGGTCATCGCCGAATACGGGGGGCTGCCCGAGATGGGACAGACCGTCACGATCGAACTCGTCCCGGACCCTGCCGATCTGGTGCACGAGAATGCACCGCGTGGGCGGGCTCTGCATGCCGAGGTGCTCGAGGTGGACAAGCACGTGCCGTCCCTGGTGCGGGTGAGTACCTCGACCTCCACGGCGGGCACTCACGAAGCGGAGAACACCGATGGATAA